From Flavobacterium lipolyticum, one genomic window encodes:
- a CDS encoding pirin family protein — MSNISLIIEERAANIGNFMVGRLLPFREKRAVGPFVFIDHMGPAHLNQYQNMDVPPHPHIGLSTLTFLFEGSIMHRDSLGTELQIKPGAVNWMTAGKGIVHSERTPEYLRHSDKMLHGLQIWVALPKELEEMDPDFTHVEASDIPSWEEDGVSYKLIAGEAFGKKSPVPVYSPLYFIEIKSTEARKINIGKDLFGESGLYILEGSIKSGEHIYDPKQILITNDSTLCEFEIAENTTVYIFGGQPFPEEHFIFWNFVSSDKNRIEKAKKDWTEQTFPKVPGETEFVPLPDPKMR, encoded by the coding sequence ATGTCAAATATCAGTTTAATCATCGAAGAACGCGCTGCCAATATTGGTAATTTTATGGTAGGTCGTCTATTGCCTTTCCGTGAAAAAAGAGCCGTTGGTCCTTTTGTATTTATCGACCATATGGGTCCCGCACATTTAAATCAGTATCAAAATATGGATGTTCCTCCACATCCGCATATCGGACTTTCTACTTTGACTTTTTTATTTGAAGGCAGCATTATGCATCGCGACAGTCTGGGTACCGAACTGCAAATAAAACCCGGTGCCGTAAACTGGATGACAGCCGGAAAAGGGATCGTACATTCAGAGCGAACTCCTGAATATTTAAGACATTCTGACAAGATGCTTCACGGTCTTCAAATTTGGGTGGCATTACCTAAAGAACTGGAAGAAATGGATCCGGACTTTACACATGTAGAAGCCAGTGATATTCCGAGCTGGGAAGAAGATGGCGTTTCGTATAAATTAATCGCGGGAGAAGCATTTGGTAAAAAATCACCTGTTCCTGTGTATAGTCCGCTTTATTTTATTGAAATCAAAAGCACCGAAGCCCGAAAAATCAACATTGGAAAGGATCTTTTTGGCGAAAGCGGTTTATACATTTTGGAAGGAAGTATTAAAAGCGGTGAACACATTTACGATCCGAAACAAATTCTGATTACCAATGACAGTACTTTATGCGAGTTCGAAATAGCCGAAAACACAACGGTTTATATTTTTGGGGGACAGCCCTTTCCGGAAGAACATTTTATCTTTTGGAATTTTGTTTCCTCTGATAAAAACCGAATAGAAAAAGCTAAAAAAGACTGGACAGAACAGACTTTCCCTAAGGTTCCGGGTGAAACTGAATTTGTTCCTTTACCTGATCCTAAAATGAGATAA
- a CDS encoding OsmC family protein: MNTLSAHIDTRLYRTEITSASGNIVIADEPQEMGGKNLGFSPSELLASSLASCTLITLRMYINRKQWEVTEINIKVDFERDLDQKISLFTRKIEIIGEVDDKQRQRLEAIANSCPIHKTLTNSIEIKTTLI, from the coding sequence ATGAATACACTATCAGCACATATCGATACCCGTTTGTATCGCACGGAGATCACATCTGCCAGCGGAAATATTGTAATTGCAGATGAGCCACAAGAAATGGGGGGCAAAAACTTAGGATTTAGTCCGTCAGAACTGTTGGCCTCTTCTCTGGCCTCCTGTACTTTGATCACACTTCGCATGTATATCAATCGCAAACAATGGGAGGTTACCGAAATCAATATCAAAGTTGACTTTGAAAGAGATCTCGACCAAAAAATCTCCTTGTTTACAAGAAAAATAGAAATTATCGGCGAGGTCGACGACAAGCAAAGACAACGTCTTGAAGCCATTGCTAACAGCTGTCCGATACATAAAACATTAACAAATTCAATCGAAATAAAAACCACACTAATATAA
- a CDS encoding GNAT family N-acetyltransferase produces the protein MEIQQINDTRRGYFEAVEDGKQAGKMTYTWAGDSKFIIDHTEVNEEFNGRGVGKKLVMAAVEYARTNNLKIIPLCPFAKSVFDKVEEIHDVLFS, from the coding sequence ATGGAAATTCAACAAATAAACGATACAAGAAGAGGCTATTTTGAAGCTGTAGAAGACGGAAAACAAGCCGGAAAAATGACTTATACCTGGGCTGGTGATTCAAAATTCATCATCGACCATACCGAAGTAAATGAGGAATTTAACGGAAGAGGCGTCGGTAAAAAACTGGTCATGGCCGCTGTAGAATATGCCCGAACTAATAACCTGAAAATTATCCCGCTTTGTCCTTTTGCAAAAAGCGTTTTTGATAAGGTCGAGGAAATTCACGACGTACTTTTTTCTTAA
- a CDS encoding adenosine deaminase, whose product MTRIITLFCIFIAQIGFSQTADSYLEKIRNNEALSTAFFQQMPKGGDLHHHFSGSIYAEPLLERAIAEDFYLNTETMAVSKTKPSIGNWQTFSSLKNDGKLAYYEQQIMQTWSAKDYNGVSVPSDDLFFDSFQKFESTIQGHFAEGMLELKKRALAENVSYIETQLSTIPCDMNVSDLTDFNAKLRQTATQKDEKAALKLLDELYQSLQKKEAKKYAADFNTNFITKLHKDLKIDDERFTMRYQNFVLRFMDPVDLFKNLTIAFISANDSKLVAGVNIVSPEHGENSMKDYWLHMVMFKYCNSKFPNVKYTLHAGELTLGLVQPEELTWHINDAIHIAGANRIGHGVDIAYEANSYDLLRHMAQRNIPIEINLTSNEFILKVKENRHPFTLYKEFNVPIVISTDDAGILRTNMTEQYVLLAKRYPDVSYATIKKYVYNSINYSFIQDEAVKKQLIKDLDNRFKTFEAKFSKN is encoded by the coding sequence ATGACAAGGATAATTACACTTTTCTGTATTTTCATAGCACAGATCGGTTTTTCTCAAACGGCTGATAGTTATTTAGAAAAAATAAGAAATAACGAAGCGCTCTCCACAGCTTTCTTCCAACAAATGCCAAAAGGCGGTGATTTACACCATCATTTTTCCGGATCGATTTATGCAGAACCTCTTTTAGAAAGAGCTATTGCAGAAGATTTTTATCTGAATACAGAAACGATGGCGGTATCTAAAACCAAACCTTCAATAGGCAACTGGCAAACGTTCTCTTCTCTAAAAAACGATGGAAAACTGGCTTATTATGAGCAGCAAATCATGCAAACCTGGTCGGCTAAAGATTATAACGGGGTAAGTGTTCCTTCTGATGATTTGTTTTTTGATTCTTTCCAAAAATTCGAATCAACAATCCAGGGTCATTTCGCTGAAGGAATGCTGGAATTAAAAAAACGTGCTCTGGCTGAAAATGTAAGTTATATTGAAACTCAATTATCAACAATTCCGTGTGATATGAATGTTTCTGACCTTACTGATTTCAATGCAAAACTTCGTCAGACCGCGACTCAAAAAGATGAAAAAGCGGCTCTAAAGCTTTTAGACGAATTGTACCAATCACTTCAAAAGAAAGAAGCCAAAAAATATGCTGCAGACTTCAACACTAATTTTATTACCAAACTGCACAAGGATCTGAAAATTGACGACGAGCGCTTTACGATGCGCTATCAGAATTTTGTCCTTCGCTTTATGGATCCTGTAGATTTATTTAAAAACCTGACGATTGCCTTTATTTCTGCCAACGACAGCAAATTGGTTGCAGGTGTAAACATTGTTTCACCGGAACATGGCGAAAACTCCATGAAGGATTACTGGCTGCACATGGTCATGTTTAAATACTGTAATTCTAAGTTTCCTAATGTAAAATACACGCTTCATGCCGGTGAACTGACTTTAGGACTGGTTCAGCCGGAAGAATTAACCTGGCACATCAACGACGCTATTCACATCGCCGGAGCCAACAGAATCGGACATGGCGTTGACATTGCGTATGAAGCAAATTCTTATGATTTATTGCGTCACATGGCTCAAAGAAATATTCCAATCGAGATTAACTTAACCAGTAACGAGTTTATTTTGAAAGTAAAGGAAAACAGACATCCGTTTACACTTTACAAAGAATTTAATGTGCCTATTGTAATCAGTACAGACGATGCCGGAATTTTGAGAACCAATATGACCGAGCAATATGTTTTACTAGCCAAAAGATACCCTGATGTTTCCTATGCAACGATAAAAAAATACGTATACAACAGCATTAACTACAGTTTTATTCAGGATGAAGCGGTTAAGAAACAATTGATTAAGGATCTGGACAACCGTTTTAAAACTTTCGAAGCGAAGTTCTCTAAAAACTAG
- a CDS encoding antibiotic biosynthesis monooxygenase family protein: protein MNMILEAAFLFVKPELASQFEADFTKASQYISSINGYSGHRLEKCLEVENKYLLLVDWNTLEDHTVGFRTSEAYLQWKKILHHYYEPFPIVEHFETVFENKK from the coding sequence ATGAATATGATTCTGGAAGCTGCATTTCTTTTTGTTAAACCGGAATTGGCCTCTCAATTTGAAGCTGATTTTACGAAAGCAAGTCAATACATTTCCTCTATAAATGGATACTCAGGACATCGTTTAGAGAAATGTCTTGAAGTCGAAAACAAATATCTTTTATTGGTAGATTGGAATACTCTTGAAGATCATACAGTGGGTTTTAGAACCTCTGAGGCTTATCTGCAATGGAAAAAGATCTTACACCACTACTACGAACCTTTTCCAATTGTAGAACATTTTGAAACGGTTTTTGAAAACAAAAAATAA
- the rlmH gene encoding 23S rRNA (pseudouridine(1915)-N(3))-methyltransferase RlmH, whose protein sequence is MNIKLIAIGKTDNKSLQTLIDDYTKRLSFYIKFDLEIIPDIKNVKNLSESQQKEKEGELILSKLSPTDQLILLDENGKNFSSVGFSEELQKKMNSGIKTLVFVIGGPYGFSDTVYSKAQGKISLSLMTFSHQMVRLFFIEQLYRGFTILRNEPYHHQ, encoded by the coding sequence ATGAATATCAAACTTATCGCCATTGGCAAAACAGACAACAAATCGCTTCAAACTTTAATTGACGATTATACTAAACGTTTGTCGTTTTATATCAAATTTGATTTGGAGATTATTCCGGATATCAAAAATGTAAAGAATTTATCCGAAAGTCAGCAAAAAGAAAAGGAAGGTGAATTGATACTGTCGAAACTCTCGCCAACGGATCAACTGATTCTATTGGATGAAAACGGCAAAAACTTCTCCAGTGTTGGTTTTTCTGAAGAGTTACAAAAGAAAATGAATTCAGGAATCAAAACTCTGGTCTTCGTAATTGGTGGACCTTATGGATTTTCAGATACGGTATACAGCAAAGCACAGGGCAAAATCTCGCTTTCGCTAATGACGTTTTCCCACCAGATGGTACGTTTGTTTTTTATTGAACAATTGTATAGAGGATTTACTATTTTAAGGAACGAACCTTATCACCATCAATAA
- the folP gene encoding dihydropteroate synthase, which translates to MTINCKGQLIDLSVPKVMGILNVTPNSFFDGGKYKNEDEIIDQVGKMLSEGAAFIDIGAYSSKPSAEFVSEQEEIERIVPAIELILKHFPKALLSIDTFRAEVAKASIESGAAIINDIAAGELDDKMFEVIAHYNVPYIMMHMRGNPQTMQSLTQYDDIVKEMLFYFSEKVKKARSFGINDLILDPGFGFAKTTDQNYEVMQKMELFNVLELPVLAGISRKSMIYKTLDITPQEALNGTTFLNTIALTKGAKILRVHDVKEAVECVTLFNKLKV; encoded by the coding sequence ATGACAATTAATTGCAAAGGCCAGCTTATCGATTTATCGGTTCCAAAAGTAATGGGAATTTTAAATGTGACCCCTAATTCTTTTTTTGACGGTGGAAAGTATAAAAATGAAGATGAAATAATTGATCAGGTTGGTAAAATGCTTTCTGAAGGTGCTGCATTTATTGATATTGGAGCTTATTCCAGTAAGCCGAGTGCAGAATTTGTATCAGAACAAGAGGAAATTGAACGAATTGTTCCGGCGATCGAATTGATTTTAAAACATTTCCCAAAGGCTTTATTGTCGATTGACACGTTTAGAGCCGAAGTTGCCAAAGCAAGTATCGAAAGCGGTGCAGCCATTATTAATGATATTGCGGCAGGGGAGTTAGATGATAAAATGTTTGAAGTGATTGCGCACTACAATGTGCCATACATCATGATGCACATGCGGGGCAATCCGCAAACGATGCAGAGTCTCACACAATACGACGATATTGTAAAAGAGATGTTGTTTTATTTCTCAGAAAAGGTAAAAAAAGCAAGAAGCTTTGGAATCAATGATCTCATTTTAGATCCGGGTTTTGGCTTTGCTAAAACGACCGATCAGAATTATGAAGTAATGCAAAAAATGGAGCTTTTTAATGTGTTAGAATTACCAGTTTTAGCCGGGATTTCAAGAAAATCAATGATTTATAAAACGCTTGATATAACGCCACAGGAAGCTTTAAACGGAACAACATTTTTAAATACTATTGCATTAACCAAAGGGGCAAAAATTCTTCGTGTTCACGATGTAAAAGAAGCAGTGGAATGTGTTACTTTGTTTAATAAACTGAAAGTATAA
- a CDS encoding DUF1599 domain-containing protein — MKNTSLEFDNVITVCRTLFINKMKDYGSAWRILRLPSLTDQIFIKAQRIRSLQENEVRKIDEDEKGEFIGIINYSIMALIQLELEVVDQPDLDVEKATELYDAQVKRTKELMEAKNHDYGEAWRDMRVSSLTDLILQKILRVKQIEDNKGKTIVSEGIDANYQDMINYSVFALILNPITK; from the coding sequence ATGAAGAATACTTCCCTTGAATTTGATAATGTAATTACGGTTTGCCGTACTTTGTTTATTAATAAAATGAAAGATTACGGCAGTGCATGGCGCATATTAAGATTGCCATCCTTAACCGATCAGATTTTTATAAAAGCACAAAGAATCAGAAGTCTGCAGGAAAATGAAGTCCGTAAAATAGACGAAGATGAAAAAGGCGAATTCATTGGAATCATCAATTATTCGATCATGGCACTGATTCAGTTAGAGCTTGAAGTTGTTGATCAGCCTGATTTAGATGTTGAAAAAGCAACTGAACTGTACGATGCTCAGGTAAAACGAACCAAAGAGTTAATGGAAGCCAAAAATCATGATTATGGCGAAGCCTGGCGCGACATGCGCGTAAGTTCCCTGACGGATTTGATTCTGCAAAAAATACTTCGCGTAAAACAAATCGAAGACAATAAGGGGAAAACTATAGTATCTGAAGGCATCGATGCCAATTATCAGGACATGATTAATTATTCTGTTTTTGCTTTAATCTTAAATCCTATCACTAAATAA
- a CDS encoding BT_3928 family protein, with amino-acid sequence MKNIITQFSRLFVGVLFIISGLIKLNDPVGFSYKLAEYFSEPVFNMPFLEPLALGLAIFLVILEVVLGVMLLVGYKSKLTIWALLLLIVFFTFLTFYSAYFDVVKDCGCFGDALHLTPWQSFTKDIVLLFFILILFINKKLVKPLFSKFITNMLTLVSIILCVIMAVWVLNHNPIKDFRPYKVGSNIEKGMEIPEGAPKSVVEMIFIYKVNGVDKEFTEKDLMNIPEGATFVDRKDKVITEGYVPPIHDFTMTKDDSDYKDELLKEPKLLIFVTYDLTLSNPEGMKKLETLNKEAKTKGYKVIAMTSSGPDEITKAKKQYGLDVDFYFCDATTLKTIERANPSIVVLQNGTVVQKVHYNDISDLKL; translated from the coding sequence ATGAAAAACATCATTACCCAATTTTCCAGATTATTTGTCGGAGTACTTTTTATTATTTCCGGACTAATTAAACTAAACGATCCGGTTGGTTTCTCCTATAAATTAGCCGAGTATTTCAGTGAGCCTGTTTTTAACATGCCGTTTCTGGAGCCATTGGCTTTAGGATTAGCCATCTTTTTAGTAATTCTGGAAGTAGTTCTGGGGGTGATGTTATTGGTAGGATACAAATCAAAACTTACGATTTGGGCTTTGTTATTGTTAATCGTTTTCTTCACTTTCCTTACCTTTTACTCTGCTTATTTTGACGTTGTAAAAGATTGTGGATGTTTTGGAGATGCTTTACACTTAACCCCTTGGCAATCTTTCACCAAAGATATTGTTTTACTTTTCTTTATTCTGATACTGTTCATCAATAAAAAACTGGTTAAACCATTATTCTCCAAATTCATCACCAATATGCTTACTTTGGTAAGTATCATTTTGTGTGTTATTATGGCGGTTTGGGTACTCAACCACAATCCGATCAAAGATTTCCGTCCGTACAAAGTAGGAAGCAATATCGAGAAGGGAATGGAGATTCCGGAAGGCGCCCCAAAATCTGTGGTTGAAATGATTTTCATCTACAAAGTAAACGGTGTTGATAAAGAGTTTACAGAAAAAGACCTGATGAACATTCCGGAAGGTGCTACGTTTGTAGACCGCAAAGACAAAGTAATTACAGAAGGTTATGTGCCGCCAATTCACGATTTTACGATGACTAAAGACGATTCTGATTACAAAGACGAATTATTGAAAGAGCCTAAATTATTGATATTTGTAACGTATGATTTAACATTGTCTAATCCTGAGGGAATGAAAAAATTAGAAACACTGAACAAAGAGGCAAAAACCAAAGGTTATAAAGTAATTGCAATGACCTCTTCAGGTCCTGATGAAATTACAAAAGCAAAAAAACAATACGGCTTAGATGTTGACTTCTATTTCTGTGATGCCACTACGCTAAAAACAATCGAAAGAGCTAATCCAAGTATCGTAGTGCTGCAAAATGGAACTGTGGTTCAAAAAGTACATTATAACGATATCAGCGATTTAAAATTATAA
- a CDS encoding TlpA family protein disulfide reductase — protein sequence MKQITLIFIAFITFSCSQAQKTSFSKEALSEKLLAADDSQVAFKNILKKYKGKTLLIEVWASWCGDCVKAMPHLKELQANNPTVSYLFLSADKTADKWKAGIEKHELKGDHFMMNDGMKGVFGKAIDLDWIPRYIIVDKTGKIVLYRAIEKDFDKINETLKGLK from the coding sequence ATGAAACAAATAACGCTAATCTTTATTGCATTTATCACTTTTTCATGCTCACAAGCTCAGAAAACCAGTTTTTCTAAAGAAGCTTTGTCTGAAAAATTATTAGCAGCCGATGATAGTCAGGTTGCTTTCAAAAACATTTTAAAAAAATACAAAGGCAAAACTTTGTTAATCGAAGTTTGGGCTTCCTGGTGTGGCGACTGTGTTAAAGCAATGCCTCATTTAAAAGAGCTACAAGCCAATAACCCTACTGTTTCTTACTTATTCCTTTCTGCTGACAAAACTGCTGACAAATGGAAAGCCGGAATTGAAAAACACGAATTAAAAGGCGATCATTTTATGATGAACGACGGTATGAAAGGTGTTTTTGGAAAAGCAATTGATTTAGACTGGATTCCGAGATACATCATTGTAGACAAAACCGGGAAAATTGTACTCTATCGTGCCATTGAAAAAGATTTTGACAAGATCAATGAAACCTTAAAAGGTTTAAAATAA
- the tpiA gene encoding triose-phosphate isomerase, whose amino-acid sequence MRKKIVAGNWKMHKNAAQTEELLNELIAKIPAQTTAQVIVAPTFVNLQAAATKLKNTTIGVAAQNVHQAEGGAFTGEISADMLTSVDVNTVILGHSERRAIFHETDALIANKVDTALKHDMTVIFCFGEELKDRQSDNHFNIVENQLRDGLFQIAKESWSKIVLAYEPVWAIGTGETASPEQAQEMHEFIREVVRKAFGATIADEVSILYGGSVKPENAKEIFSKPDVDGGLIGGAALKADDFLAIVTAV is encoded by the coding sequence ATGAGAAAAAAGATTGTTGCAGGAAACTGGAAAATGCATAAAAACGCAGCACAAACTGAAGAATTATTAAACGAATTAATCGCTAAAATACCTGCACAAACTACCGCACAAGTAATTGTAGCACCAACTTTTGTAAACTTGCAGGCAGCAGCTACTAAATTAAAAAACACCACTATCGGTGTTGCAGCGCAAAACGTTCATCAGGCTGAAGGCGGTGCTTTTACAGGAGAAATTTCTGCTGACATGCTAACCAGTGTGGATGTAAATACCGTAATTCTGGGTCACTCTGAGCGTAGAGCTATTTTTCACGAAACTGATGCCTTAATTGCTAATAAAGTAGACACTGCTCTAAAACATGACATGACTGTAATTTTCTGCTTTGGAGAGGAATTAAAAGACCGTCAGTCTGACAATCACTTTAATATTGTTGAAAACCAATTGCGCGACGGATTATTCCAGATCGCAAAAGAATCATGGTCTAAGATTGTTTTGGCTTACGAGCCGGTTTGGGCAATCGGAACAGGAGAAACGGCTTCACCGGAGCAAGCACAGGAAATGCACGAATTTATCAGAGAGGTTGTTCGTAAAGCATTTGGCGCAACTATCGCTGATGAAGTTTCTATTCTTTACGGTGGCTCTGTTAAACCTGAAAATGCTAAAGAAATCTTCTCTAAACCAGATGTAGATGGTGGTTTAATTGGTGGTGCAGCTTTAAAAGCAGATGACTTTTTAGCGATTGTTACTGCTGTCTAG